A stretch of Octopus bimaculoides isolate UCB-OBI-ISO-001 chromosome 23, ASM119413v2, whole genome shotgun sequence DNA encodes these proteins:
- the LOC106877242 gene encoding somatostatin receptor type 2, which translates to MESLFNETVHVTEQSLFSENFNDTYPDMDNSFSNGTEHSIRRVFMEIVNITVMISNSLICITGLFGNCLVIYVVTMFSKMKTVTNTYILNLAIADVLFLVSIPLLIVTIKNGFWMFGFFMCKFYYLLVSINSFTGVFTLTVMSADRYLAVCHPIKSMSLRTPKVAFIITVCIWLISILIMLPALMYSTTVRNAKNRDSCTMVMPDHLGISPDKIFIWYNFIFSYAIPVPLISVFYISVVHKLRTTGPVKKSSEKKKSQKRVTRMVLTVIGVYIICWLPYWAFQLDIVVFTPPVTEGRILMFQTFNILTYANSMLNPLLYNFLSDNFRKSFTKAFKCTSRFEVNRSLRAENSIYPKGREAYSQTTVIEKQELQTINHCATENKVQEDFANGETQTEDIDVDEPEVVVTELE; encoded by the coding sequence ATGGAATCGTTATTCAATGAGACTGTTCACGTCACGGAACAAAGCTTGTTCAGTGAGAATTTCAACGACACATATCCTGACATGGACAATTCTTTTTCAAACGGCACGGAACACAGTATTAGAAGAGTATTCATGGAAATTGTTAATATAACTGTAATGATCAGTAACTCTCTGATCTGCATCACAGGACTGTTTGGCAATTGTTTGGTAATATATGTTGTAACGATGTTCTCGAAAATGAAAACTGTCACCAATACCTATATCTTGAATCTTGCAATTGCTGACGTCCTCTTCTTAGTTAGTATTCCTTTACTTATTGTTACAATTAAGAATGGATTTTGGATGTTTGGATTCTTTATGTGTAAATTCTATTATCTTTTAGTATCCATAAATTCTTTTACTGGGGTCTTTACGTTGACAGTTATGAGTGCTGATAGATACCTCGCTGTTTGTCATCCAATAAAATCCATGTCACTCAGAACACCAAAGGTAGCATTTATTATAACCGTATGTATATGGTTAATATCTATCCTGATAATGTTGCCTGCCCTAATGTATTCTACAACAGTACGTAATGCAAAAAACAGAGACAGCTGTACGATGGTGATGCCAGATCACTTGGGAATCTCGCcagataaaatattcatttgGTACAACTTCATATTTTCCTATGCTATTCCTGTACCACTTATATCTGTATTTTACATCTCAGTTGTCCATAAACTACGTACTACAGGCCCAGTTAAAAAGTCTTCTGAgaaaaaaaagtcacagaaacGTGTCACCCGAATGGTGCTGACTGTTATTGGGGTGTACATTATTTGCTGGTTACCCTATTGGGCTTTTCAGCTTGATATAGTAGTTTTTACACCACCAGTTACTGAAGGACGTATTTTAATGTTCCAAACGTTTAACATCCTTACATACGCTAATAGTATGTTAAATCCCTTACTCTATAACTTCCTCAGTGATAATTTCCGTAAAAGTTTCACAAAAGCATTTAAATGTACTTCTCGTTTCGAGGTCAACCGTTCCCTCCGAGCAGAAAACAGTATTTATCCAAAAGGACGTGAAGCATACTCACAAACAACAGTTATCGAAAAACAAGAATTACAAACTATAAACCATTGCGCTACCGAAAACAAAGTCCAGGAAGATTTTGCCAATGGAGAAACCCAGACAGAGGACATTGACGTCGACGAACCAGAAGTAGTTGTTACGGAGTTGGAATGA